The proteins below come from a single Paramormyrops kingsleyae isolate MSU_618 chromosome 25, PKINGS_0.4, whole genome shotgun sequence genomic window:
- the LOC140582736 gene encoding uncharacterized protein yields the protein MQKASEQEISAVVEAAKMEAMELLRHGWVWEYDFLKALVGDADPISRVNRMVQELQARGNSVLNIPPAVAAPAVEEPAVPSTAGSSTASDPEPVTSSEGDLYQWPSVKVKMSTVRRNMEKKGLYKKHSLDHHLLKSFANYLENDLANENFKQEVENMARFMYFINPSKPSLEFVKKHEDTRKFFSELSGLSKQTHQNYLKSIKRFLKFHTGGTDLCFQDEELHRHCVNFIQFLSTVQAGFSKQVSRETTKKRFEILTRGCVTPRQCLAVLDAAKPDFLRIIGKVTGPEAIPGCDLSRQERQLMLYFLEAVLILKHQQRPGVVENMTVNEWVRRTRDAAYGGHVVVGVTKHKTAAVFALSQEEEMWFDLYYTEVRPAMLIGRQSDLSSEDKFFISSSGNSIYNCSNDLRHLHEKYNLPNITSQMARRAFETATKDMSDMADYLSHSMSTAERHYRMRESRNVIRARMLLRHIAGESDSSPDERAAQTSGSRFPKMDKVAAYDLFMRSFPVTIDGTCPGKSARTDLVGITHERPCYDRWRAEQKALRMQHVIEHFGRRLPKESKVHAWMEKQGWTVNHPDVQLLLKQWKPPGSVDTAMDCRVIRKLVRSQKWKGLTIVETEENGRSVKTRRKFVAGEVVCDYHGRQVTWQEGLRILSHTTEGQSGLVFFYQDTKGLAKCIDARDERCQCHPGRDTFGRLIGHSGKRANLRSRLYSLDDRDILLFLASRDIAVDEELQFDYGVKKRSFAGEGLDMDWI from the exons ATGCAGAAGGCATCGGAGCAGGAGATTTCAGCGGTTGTGGAAGCAGCAAAGATGGAGGCGATGGAGTTGCTGCGACACGGCTGGGTGTGGGAGTACGACTTCCTCAAGGCACTCGTGGGGGACGCTGATCCCATCAGCAG GGTGAATAGGATGGTCCAGGAGCTACAGGCTAGAGGGAATTCTGTGCTGAACATTCCCCCTGCTGTGGCGGCACCTGCTGTGGAAGAACCTGCTGTTCCCTCAACAGCTGGATCATCTACAGCAAGTGATCCGGAGCCTGTGACCAGTTCTGAGGGAGATCTATACCAGTG GCCCTCTGTGAAGGTGAAGATGTCCACGGTGAGGCGGAACATGGAGAAGAAAGGTCTCTACAAGAAACATTCGTTGGACCATCATCTGCTTAAGTCATTTGCCAATTATTTGGAAAATGATTTGGCAAACGAAAATTTCAAACAGGAG GTGGAGAACATGGCACGGTTTATGTATTTCATAAACCCATCCAAGCCCAGCTTGGAATTTGTCAAGAAGCACGAAGATACTCGGAAGTTCTTCTCTGAACTGTCTGGCCTGTCGAAGCAGACACATCAGAATTACTTAAAGAGCATCAAAAG GTTCCTGAAGTTTCATACGGGAGGGACCGACCTGTGCTTTCAGGACGAGGAGCTGCACAGGCACTGTGTGAATTTCATACAGTTTCTTTCGACAGTGCAAGCTGGCTTTTCCAAACAAGTCAGCAGGGAAACCACAAAGAAGAG ATTTGAAATCCTGACCCGGGGCTGTGTGACACCAAGGCAGTGCCTAGCTGTCCTTGATGCTGCCAAGCCCGACTTCCTCAGGATCATCGGCAAGGTGACAGGACCGGAGGCCATTCCTGGCTGCGATCTCTCCAGACAAGAAAGACAGTTGATGTTGTACTTCTTGGAGGCTGTTTTGATCCTGAAGCACCAGCAGCGTCCTGGGGTGGTGGAGAATATGACC GTGAATGAATGGGTGAGACGGACACGTGACGCAGCCTACGGTGGACACGTTGTGGTTGGGGTGACCAAGCACAAGACTGCGGCGGTCTTTGCATTGTCGCAGGAGGAGGAGATG TGGTTCGACTTGTATTATACTGAGGTCCGACCTGCCATGTTGATTGGAAGACAGAGTGATCTTAGTAGTGAAGACAAGTTCTTCATCTCTTCCTCTGGCAACAGCATTTACAACTGCTCAAATGACCTGCGTCACCTGCATGAGAA GTACAACCTCCCGAACATCACAAGTCAGATGGCCAGACGGGCATTTGAGACTGCCACCAAGGATATGTCAGATATGGCGGACTACCTCTCCCATAGCATGTCCACGGCAGAGAGACATTACCGGATGAGGGAGTCCAGAAATGTGATCCGGGCCCGCATGCTTCTCAGACACATTGCTGGTGAATCTGA ttCTAGTCCGGATGAGCGAGCAGCTCAGACCTCAGGTTCCAGATTTCCAAAGATGGACAAGGTGGCTGCCTATGACCTATTCATGAGGTCATTTCCAGTGACCATCGATGGAACCTGCCCAGGGAAGTCGGCACGCACTGACCTCGTGGGGATTACCCATGAACGTCCGTGCTATGACCGCTGGCGCGCTGAGCAGAAGGCGCTTCGGATGCAGCATGTCATAG AGCACTTCGGTCGACGTCTGCCAAAGGAGAGCAAGGTCCATGCCTGGATGGAGAAGCAGGGGTGGACTGTCAACCACCCAGATGTTCAGCTGCTGCTGAAGCAGTGGAAGCCTCCTGGTTCGGTGGACACGGCGATGGACTGCAGAGTGATCAGGAAGCTTGTCAGAAGtcagaagtggaagggactgACCATTGTGGAGACTGAAGAAAATGGCAGAAGTGTGAAGACAAGAAGGAAGTTTGTCGCTGGTGAGGTAGTCTGTGACTACCATGGCAGGCAAGTCACGTGGCAGGAGGGTCTTCGCATCCTCAGTCACACCACGGAAGGACAGAGTGGACTTGTGTTCTTTTATCAGGACACGAAGGGGCTGGCCAAATGTATCGATGCCCGTGATGAGCGATGTCAGTGCCATCCGGGCAGAGATACATTTGGGAGGCTGATTGGTCACTCGGGTAAGCGGGCAAACCTCCGGTCAAGGCTTTACTCTTTGGACGACCGGGACATCCTGCTCTTCCTGGCATCGAGGGACATTGCCGTGGACGAGGAGCTTCAATTTGACTACGGGGTCAAGAAGAGATCCTTTGCTGGCGAGGGACTGGACATGGACTGGATATGA